Genomic DNA from Candidatus Koribacter versatilis Ellin345:
TTCGGACTATCGGTACTCCTCATCGAGCCGTCAGGATTGGCATACAGTAGGATCCGGTTTAGATCAAGCGACATTCTCCAAACCGTATCGTTACCGTGCCAATTGCCGGACCTCACAACGTTCTCATTGTTCCCAAAGATGCGGTATGCCGCCCGTTTCGTCTTTCGTGAAATGTAGCGCACCACAGGGTTCCCCTTCACCAGGAAGCTCTTCGCCTTGAGCACGAGTGAGTTCTCGAGCTTTTGTTTTGATGAGTCTCTATCGAACTGATCGCCTCCCGCACCAGGTGAACCTAAAACATAATGAGGTAACCAATTCTTATCGGCGTTGATCCCGACCAAGCCTTTGAGATTTAGCGTTATTCCACACTTCTTGTGGGTCTTAAGCTTCGGAATGCTAATGAATACATCAGCTGAAACTGGACTACGCGAAATGAGATATTCGTGCTTTCCGTCACAGTGATGGCTGTTCGTCTCCGGAACGTTATAGTGCGCCCCATAGTAGGTCTTGCCTTTGCCATCAAGCTCGGAAAATAAACTATCGTTGTTGAGACTTACCTGAATGCTCCCGGCTGGGTCTCCATCAAGGGGTACCGTCTCGACATAAATTCCATCTCTTTCGATCCAGTGTTCCTTACGGAGATCGACCATCGCGATCTCGAAATTCTGGGTCTTAGCGTAGAGCTCCTGAATCGCTTTTAATCCCATTCGTTCGATGATCAGCTCAAACTTCGAATCCGTTTGTGGAGCGTCGCCAAGCGTTATCTGGCCCTTACCTTGTAGCGCAAGATACGCATAGTCAACTACGGCACGGATTACCGAGCCGTGAGTAATGACATGTTCCCATTCATCGGTGAGCTGATGCTTATGTGCGATCATGTTTGGTTTCAGAAACACATGGTCGCCCGGCTGAATGAGAGAAGACAGAGGATTCCACGCTGCCATGCCGAAGTTTGCGGAATCAAGACCAAGCAGCCGAAAGGACTCTCGCACAGCATCGTATACGGAGTTCTGTTCCGTTCCGATCGGAAGGCCGACTGCAAGTTCTGGATATTGATCGCTCGGGTGAAACGGCGGCAGCTTTGGGTACCGCACCTGACCGGAGCTGCGATGAATCGCAACTTTGGGCTCGGCATTATGTTGTCCGTAACGATTCATTGAATTGCTATAACTCCAAGGAAAGCTTGGCATCCATTGTCGACGAAAGTGTCGTTAAAATAAGAACTTGGCCTATGACCGCCTACTCTGGGGATCGCGTTGGATCGATCATCTTCGCAGGTTCTCGTGAGACCTTTGCCCCTTTGTCCGAGCCGACACGTTGCACTTCACTCAATGGCACTGGATTGGGAGATCCCCATATCCAGTGAGCGTTTCCACCACCGAGCAGGTGATATTGGTTATTTTCGAAAACGACGTTTCTCGCCGTATCCAATGGCCCACTAAGTCCGCTGCGCCCACTCGATCCCAGGAACGTAATGATGTTGTCATACACCCGAATATCGTGGGCGACATATGGACCAAATTTCCCTTCGCCGCGGTTGCCATTCGCAACTCGTATGGCGTCCGTACCGTTCGGAGGCACCTCAACGACGTTGCCATAAGCTTGTACATTCGAAGAAAGAATGATGATGATTCCGACTCGATTGCCGGACACGAAATTGTTGCGGATCACAGCATCATAGCTAATTTCATGCACAATTCCGGCGCCCGTATTGTTGAGAACTCTGTTTTTTTCGTAGACTACGTGGATGTTATCGATGTCGGTCCAAAGCCCGTTACCGTAGTTCGCTTCAACAACATTCCCACGAACCAAAAGGTGGTCAGAGCCAGAGAATTTGGTTCCACCCGCCTCCCAAACGATTTTGAAACCCGCATAGTTGTTGTTCGAGATCGTATTATCCAAAATCTGGATATTCTCGCCGTGTGCAGCCATTCCGAGTTGGCCATTATGATGAGAATTACTTGACTGAATTATGCTGTTACTGCCCACTGCAATGCCTACACCGTGATTCCAACGCGTCTCAACGTGACGAATTATCCACGAGTGTGCGCTGCCGTTATACCCACCGACCGCCCCAGTCTGTGGCGAATTAGCATATTTTTCGACAGTAAAGCCGTCAATCGTCACATCGGTCGCCGATCCCGCAAAAGCAAGCGGCGCGGATCCTAACTCTACTTTATGGCCGGTCGGATCCACACTGATGTACGCTTTCAAAGACGCCTGGTCGTAGTACCAGGTTCCAACCGTTAGTTGAGATCTATCAAGCACCAGGGTCTGCAGTTTGTCGTCAATAAAGAGATCGTTCAAGATCAGGCATGCTGGGCGCGACGGCTCGCAGGATCCGTTTCTCGAGCGACCCAACTGCTCACTGATGCTCCAAAGTTTCCCGTCCTGCCTAAACGTGACCAGCTTCGCCCCATTCAGAACAGCCTGCCCGTTTCCACGAAACGAATCGCCAGTTTTCGGGGTGATCGAAGCCATGCGATAGTCACCCGCCGCGAACTCAAACTGCGAGCCAGCCGGGGCATTCTTGATGATGGACGCGAAATCCTGATCAGGTTTCAGGCGAACGACACTTGAGGCATTCGCGGCGAAAGCCGCGGATGCGAATCCGAGTACGGTCACTTGCAGGAATATCAAAACATTCTTCGCCAAACTAACCTCCAACAAGAAACGCTACGCCCCATCCACGGAGACAACCTCGGACAAGCTACCTTGTACATCGAACACCTCCGCGGTAGGGGTGGGCGATGGATATCGAGCGATGATCTGCTGACGATGACGCGTCCAATGAAATACGTAATAAACGACAATGCTACTTTGGCCCGCCAAAGACGACAGTACGATTCCCGTGACGCCCCAGAGCTTTCCGAATGAGTAAATGGTCAGAAGGCTGACCAATGCAAAAGCTGCATTTCCGCGCAGGATCGCGCGGGAGTCTTGCATTCCGCGGAAGAGCTGATACCACATATTTGCGGATATCTGAATTACAAGGCAAGCCAGTTGCAATACCATAGGCCAGTAAAATTCGACTAGAGCCGCACCATATGTAAACCGAAGGATCGGTCGTCCGAAGACGACAATCGGGAGAAAGAGTGCACTAAAAAACAGTGTTCCCCCGATGATCGCGATTCGCATGTAGCGGTGAGCGCGTAGAACTCCGTGATGTTTAAGCTCCTCGGTAATGCGGATCGGGACGAAGTTCTCCAGCGAACTCAGAGCGACGTTGACTGGACCTGCGAAGTTCTGCGTCGCACGGAGCCCTCCCGCCGCTGCTGCGCCGACAATGTAGGTCCCGACCAGGAACACGCCTTGCAGGCCTGCCCACCGCATCTGGTTTGCAACAAACAGATCGCGCGCCAAATGCCGCGATCGGTTCCAGACCTCTCCCAATCGATCAAACGCCGGTCTCAGGCCGTCGGTAAAAGGCGCCATCAAGCCGCCAGCCAGGGACGTCGCGAACATTGTGACAAACGTGGAGAACAGCGTGAGCCGACCGGTTTTCCAAAGCAGAACGAAGATAACGAACTGGATGAAGTAGCTAATGAAGTCGCTGGCAATCGCGAGTTTGCTCTTATTCGCCAAGAAGTAGTAGCGTCGCACCCAGTCCTGGAATTGGAATGTACCCGCAGCTCCCGCCAGCGCAACCGCGCTGGCAACCGAGAGGTAGCCGGTCAAGAAGTGGATTATTCCGGCGCCGAGACCGAACACTACGAACAACAGCGCGCTGGTAGAAACCTGGAGCGCCATCATCCCTTCCACGAAACGACGCTTCTCGCCTTCTTCCATCGCGGGAGCCAGTGTCAACATCGGCGAATTGATAAGACTCATCTCCAGCGCATTGGCGTAGAGAAGAATGACAAACGCCACACTGAACTTTCCGAATTCAGTCAAGCCTAGCCCGCGCACCAGAACCACACTGGCCGCGAAGTTCGACCCGCTCACTAAGACCTGATCGGCAAGCGAATAGACGCCGCGGCCACGCAGAACTCTCGACTTTAGTCGAATGATGGATGACTCTTTCAAACTGTCGCCCTAAGATGCTTTTAATGCATAAGCTACGAAGTTTGAATCTTCGCGGCGGAATGCACATTCTGCGAATCCAGCTTCCAACAGGTGATCGCGCATCCTTCTCATCGTCCATCCCCATCGATGACAGAAGAACTCTGGATGCTTTGCGCGGGACTCGCTCATATCGCCATGTGCCCGTGACATATCTTGTCCACCGTACAGAATGTCTAACTTTTCTTCGAGTGAGTAAGCATCGGATGTAATAATGTATTCGCAATCGGGCACTCGGATCTGCGCTCCTCCACCCGCCCTCAGTGTGCGCGCAATTTGCCCAAGCATCGCCACCGCCTCCCAGTGATGAACGTGCTCAACGACATCCTGCGCAAGAATGAATTCCGCGACTCCGGCACCCAGCGCTTCGTCCAGTGGTTCATTCGGCACTCTCAGAACCTTGTCGACTTTGGGAATCGCGTTCGAGCCATCGATATTCAAAAAACCCTCGTGATAGTCCAGCCCGCAACCGACGTTGATGCGCAGGCCAGAGCCCCGCGACAATGCCACAACCCGTTGAATCACCGGATGGCTGGTTGGGCTGGCTAACACTCCCACTCCATCAGGCTTACGTTTCAACAAAAATCGGGCTGCCCCTCGAATTCGCCACCCAACACTGGTAAGCATCATTCCCATCTAATCTCCGTTCTTCAAGTCCTGCCGCTTGGAGCGCGCCAACCATCCTTCAGGATGGCGATAATTCCCTGACCGCCAACTGCTCTGCTGACCTGGTATGAAAATTTCTCACTCGGCCGTGCGCAATCTGACGCGCTTCATAGCTCTGTACGCGCAGGCAGGACACGCCGAAGCCGATAATCGACCAAAACAAAATTCCACCCACTGGCCCTTCGATGTAAACATCGAAACTCAAGTTGATAAAAGCAGCAATCCAATAACATAGAACCCATAGATTCACCGAAGCCCAGAACTGGGCTCCCGATCGGGCAGCGCGGCGGTAGGCCCGGAGCATTCGGAAGAGAAACACGAGATTCAGCGAGGCCCACATCACGAGACCAGGAACTCCCATGCGCGCTAGCACTGTCATACTTCCATTGTGAGGGCTACGCGTTGTCTTATCGTCCTCCGTTACATGGGGCGGGCCATCTTGCAACACCAGATTGATTCCGAAGCCTTTTCCAGTCCAGAAATAAGGGCCGAAAACAGTGTATTGAACTATGTGCCTCCACCAGATAAGTCTCCACACCTTTGTATTCTCAAGATCGGTCTTCTCATCTCCTTGGCCCGCTATGCTATACAGGTTGTTTGTAATCTGCTCCGAACTGAATTTACGGCCGTGTATATTGATCTGGATCAGATTCGATTCCAAGATCATTGCCAGCAGGAAAGTTCCTGCAACGGCAAATACGCCAACCTTCCAGGCTACTCTTCGCAATTTCAGAAGTGAAACCAGGGCCATCGGAATGATGATGGCAAGAACCCCAGCACGAGTTCTGACTAGTACAAACATCGTAGCGCCAAACCATCCGGCTATAGCAACGCCTTGCATGGCCGAGAAACCTCTTCTCTTCCGCGCGGAGCTCTGCCTCTCAAGGATCAACCAGAAAAGTGCAGCTGCCGCGAGATGGACACTTGCATCACCGGGCTTCAACATAACGATGGCAGCGTCTCGACTCCACGGAACAACGGGCATCAGCGGCCTCAAAGGACCGGATAGCAGGAGGATAATTGGCAATAATGGCATGTACCAGCGAAGGAACTTGCGGTAGGCGTTAAGCCCACTCGCAATTTGCTCCGCGCTATTGACGGACGCCACAATGAACAGCGCGGTAAGACCGTACCCCCAAAGGACTGCGTCTCGGATCGCATCGAAGTGGTACGTCGATAGAAATGGGATAGTTCGGCAGGCCCCCCAAAAGGCGAAGAGTCCCCAGAGTAAAAGCACACTATCGCTCGCCACTAACGTCGCTCTGCGAGAAAGTAAGAATATCGCGAACCCAGCAACGAGAACGCATTCCCCTATGAAAAGGTATGCGAAACCCTTGCCTAGTAGGGCATAACCTACCAAGCAAGCCATTAGCGCTTTCAGCCAGACGTTCTGCAGCCTTGTCTGTGTAAGGTACATTCTCGCCCTGTGTCTATTGTCCGATCGCCATTTGTCGCTCTTGAACCAAAACTTGTTCCAGCGCCGCCAGATACGCCTTCTGAGTGTCATCGATTTTCGCGGCGAGACGCCGAACGTAGTCGTCGTAATTGCGCTCAATGTGTTCAACACGCTCGATCAACTTAGGACCGTCGATCTGCCGGTGATCGTAGGCTGGCAGTCCAAACTGCTCGATCAGGTTGATGCGACTGTCACCTCCGACAACTATCGCCGGGCGGCCGAATGTTGCTACCGCCGCTGCACCATGCACTCGATTGCATAGTCCATAGAGTGCCTTCGAATAAGCCTTAAGCAAGACGATCGGGTCTTTGCTTACGATCCTTGGATGCTGAGGAAACCATTCTGCCGCGGTCTGATCTTCATCCACGGAATGGGAGACAAATAGGATGCGGTGTCTTTTCTCGATTTCAGGGACAACCCTTTCGATCGACTTCCGCCACTCGTCGGGACGGCCGCGATGGCCGCGACCACTGTGCGAAGCGGAGCGCATCAGATTGATCGCAACATACTCTGGTTCCTGAGGCTCGAGGAAGGCTCCTTTTGCTGAGAGAATAGAAGAACATGGGATAGTCTTGACGGGGAACCCAAGATGACCGAGGATATCGCGGCTAATCTGGTCGCGCACTGTCGTAACTTGAGCTCGTGACAATGCGCGCTTAAGGAATCCGCTCACCGTAGAATCATTCGTGATCGCGTCAATTTGCTCCTGATTCGAAACGCTTGTGCCCGCCGCGAGATTCAATACAGGTACTTGTCGCAACTCGTCAAATAATCGTTCCCAGATCGGCGAGACCCACTCGGCATTGGCGCAGGTGGATCGAAACAGAACGGGTGAATTGCGCCAGATGAACGGTGTACCAGCAAATACCACGATATCAGCACTCTCGAGATAGTTCTCTTGCTTACGGCCTGGGCCGCCGGCGTACAAACGGTAAAGCATAGGGGAGAGCAGCCGGTGCGGCGTGCTCCGTTTTTGGGAGAACCCAGAAAACAGCGTCCTTGGATCGTGTTTGTGAATTGGGCGCAACCTTGCGTCCGGAAATTTTTGACGAAGTACGTGTTCCATACCTAAGCGAATGAACTCATCGCCCGGATTAAAGTTGAGCGTTGAGACAAGCGTGATATTCAAAATGCCTCCAAAGACGAGGCTCCCGCTTTTGCTTCGGGGCCGGATTCGAGCTATTTTTGAAGAAAAGCGGGCAAGTTCAAAGAACTTCCGAAGGCGAACTTTTTTGCACTGCCCGCGGAAACCTTCTCGAACGCAACAATGACAGACTTGCTTTCAATCTCTCGCATAATTTTCTTACCAAGTTCAATATTTGAATCCACCAAATGTATCGGGCCGTTCGATGTGAGCGGAGAAACAACGATCTCGCAGTTAGGAGAGAACGGAGCCCAGAGCGGCAAATGTGCGGGACCAAATAGCGCTACCAAGGGTTTCTTGAGCGCGCTTGCTAGGTGCATCGGGCCGGAATCGAGCGTAATGAGGGCCTCGCAACTAGAAATTATTCGCGCGAGATCGAAAACATCCTTTGCCGACAAAATCTCCTTAACGGAGAAACCAGTGGCTTCGGCGGACTGAGACTCTTGTCCAGGGCCACAAATCAACACGGGAACTAGGCTGCGCGCCTTAAGATATTCGACAACGGTAACCCAGCCTTGCGTCAGCCAGAACTTTCCTGGCCACGGGGCGACGGCAACGATACCGATTCGTCCATTAACCAGGGCAGAATTTTGAGATAAGTGACTCAAATTCGGGGCCCGCATCGGTTGGTTCGCAATCCTTAGTGGCTCCAAAAACGCAAGGTTGTTTTGCCAGCGCATTTTGGTCGTTGAGCACTCGGGTACAAGACTCGCGATACCCGGTGGAACACGCGAAGTCGAGCCAAGGAACCGATCGAATGAGTACACCTCGGTGCATCCGACGGCGCGAAGCCAGAGAATGGAACGTACATCGCCGCGAGGGTCAACCCCCACCGCACCTTTCAGGCTCGCGCGGGAACACTTCGCGTGATGAAGGACAACCTTCACAAATCCTATAAAGCCGAGTTGCTGCCAAGTCTTCTCCATCGAGATGCAAGAAGCATCTGGGAGGAGGGCATGCCATCTCTGTTGACAAAGGACTGTAACCTTCACGCCCGCTTGGGTCATAAGCGACACGAGCGGCTCAAGCGAAATGACATCGCCCATACCGTATGGCTCAACTAAGACTACGTGCTTGCTTCGGGTAGGGTCCGCTTCATTGAAGAGCATCTGAAAGAGCCGTAAGACCCAACAGACCGAGCTAAGGAGCCACACAGCAACATGCTTCCGCGCACCAACGCGAACGCGCCCATTCGATGGCCTCGCCGGCAGAGCGAGCCGTTCCCCACTTTCATCGCTCGTAGGCACTACTGCACCGCGTAGATCGTTGCCGAGGCAACTTGACCCATGAATTGCCGGGTGTTCAAGAACGTCGTCTTCAGCCAGTTTGCCGGAACGTAGACAACGTCCTCTGGCTGCAACTCGAATGGAAATACCTGGCCCTTGTTGGCTTCGTCATACTGAGCCCGAATCTCCGACATGCTCCCATCAGCGTTCTTACGAACCACGCGAACTTTTCCCGTGTCGGCGCCCGGTGCAGTTCCTAATGCCAACGCGATCGCTTGATTGACGGTCAAGTCGCCTGCTTCCTGCATCACATATCCGCCGGGACGATTGACCGAGCCCAGGACATAAACGATTCCGGCCTTGC
This window encodes:
- a CDS encoding DUF362 domain-containing protein encodes the protein MNRYGQHNAEPKVAIHRSSGQVRYPKLPPFHPSDQYPELAVGLPIGTEQNSVYDAVRESFRLLGLDSANFGMAAWNPLSSLIQPGDHVFLKPNMIAHKHQLTDEWEHVITHGSVIRAVVDYAYLALQGKGQITLGDAPQTDSKFELIIERMGLKAIQELYAKTQNFEIAMVDLRKEHWIERDGIYVETVPLDGDPAGSIQVSLNNDSLFSELDGKGKTYYGAHYNVPETNSHHCDGKHEYLISRSPVSADVFISIPKLKTHKKCGITLNLKGLVGINADKNWLPHYVLGSPGAGGDQFDRDSSKQKLENSLVLKAKSFLVKGNPVVRYISRKTKRAAYRIFGNNENVVRSGNWHGNDTVWRMSLDLNRILLYANPDGSMRSTDSPKRYFSVVDGFIAMEGNGPVAGTAKECGVVIAGGDPVAVDDVCTQLMGFDFEKLLLIRRAFESHRYPLTIASHHSIRTCSNLADWTGKLVEWPHQSLYEFRPHFGWLGKVELERDAVAGMPT
- a CDS encoding right-handed parallel beta-helix repeat-containing protein, with the translated sequence MAKNVLIFLQVTVLGFASAAFAANASSVVRLKPDQDFASIIKNAPAGSQFEFAAGDYRMASITPKTGDSFRGNGQAVLNGAKLVTFRQDGKLWSISEQLGRSRNGSCEPSRPACLILNDLFIDDKLQTLVLDRSQLTVGTWYYDQASLKAYISVDPTGHKVELGSAPLAFAGSATDVTIDGFTVEKYANSPQTGAVGGYNGSAHSWIIRHVETRWNHGVGIAVGSNSIIQSSNSHHNGQLGMAAHGENIQILDNTISNNNYAGFKIVWEAGGTKFSGSDHLLVRGNVVEANYGNGLWTDIDNIHVVYEKNRVLNNTGAGIVHEISYDAVIRNNFVSGNRVGIIIILSSNVQAYGNVVEVPPNGTDAIRVANGNRGEGKFGPYVAHDIRVYDNIITFLGSSGRSGLSGPLDTARNVVFENNQYHLLGGGNAHWIWGSPNPVPLSEVQRVGSDKGAKVSREPAKMIDPTRSPE
- a CDS encoding lipopolysaccharide biosynthesis protein, producing the protein MKESSIIRLKSRVLRGRGVYSLADQVLVSGSNFAASVVLVRGLGLTEFGKFSVAFVILLYANALEMSLINSPMLTLAPAMEEGEKRRFVEGMMALQVSTSALLFVVFGLGAGIIHFLTGYLSVASAVALAGAAGTFQFQDWVRRYYFLANKSKLAIASDFISYFIQFVIFVLLWKTGRLTLFSTFVTMFATSLAGGLMAPFTDGLRPAFDRLGEVWNRSRHLARDLFVANQMRWAGLQGVFLVGTYIVGAAAAGGLRATQNFAGPVNVALSSLENFVPIRITEELKHHGVLRAHRYMRIAIIGGTLFFSALFLPIVVFGRPILRFTYGAALVEFYWPMVLQLACLVIQISANMWYQLFRGMQDSRAILRGNAAFALVSLLTIYSFGKLWGVTGIVLSSLAGQSSIVVYYVFHWTRHRQQIIARYPSPTPTAEVFDVQGSLSEVVSVDGA
- a CDS encoding O-antigen ligase family protein, coding for MPVVPWSRDAAIVMLKPGDASVHLAAAALFWLILERQSSARKRRGFSAMQGVAIAGWFGATMFVLVRTRAGVLAIIIPMALVSLLKLRRVAWKVGVFAVAGTFLLAMILESNLIQINIHGRKFSSEQITNNLYSIAGQGDEKTDLENTKVWRLIWWRHIVQYTVFGPYFWTGKGFGINLVLQDGPPHVTEDDKTTRSPHNGSMTVLARMGVPGLVMWASLNLVFLFRMLRAYRRAARSGAQFWASVNLWVLCYWIAAFINLSFDVYIEGPVGGILFWSIIGFGVSCLRVQSYEARQIAHGRVRNFHTRSAEQLAVRELSPS
- a CDS encoding polysaccharide pyruvyl transferase family protein, yielding MNITLVSTLNFNPGDEFIRLGMEHVLRQKFPDARLRPIHKHDPRTLFSGFSQKRSTPHRLLSPMLYRLYAGGPGRKQENYLESADIVVFAGTPFIWRNSPVLFRSTCANAEWVSPIWERLFDELRQVPVLNLAAGTSVSNQEQIDAITNDSTVSGFLKRALSRAQVTTVRDQISRDILGHLGFPVKTIPCSSILSAKGAFLEPQEPEYVAINLMRSASHSGRGHRGRPDEWRKSIERVVPEIEKRHRILFVSHSVDEDQTAAEWFPQHPRIVSKDPIVLLKAYSKALYGLCNRVHGAAAVATFGRPAIVVGGDSRINLIEQFGLPAYDHRQIDGPKLIERVEHIERNYDDYVRRLAAKIDDTQKAYLAALEQVLVQERQMAIGQ
- a CDS encoding glycosyltransferase family 9 protein — its product is MEKTWQQLGFIGFVKVVLHHAKCSRASLKGAVGVDPRGDVRSILWLRAVGCTEVYSFDRFLGSTSRVPPGIASLVPECSTTKMRWQNNLAFLEPLRIANQPMRAPNLSHLSQNSALVNGRIGIVAVAPWPGKFWLTQGWVTVVEYLKARSLVPVLICGPGQESQSAEATGFSVKEILSAKDVFDLARIISSCEALITLDSGPMHLASALKKPLVALFGPAHLPLWAPFSPNCEIVVSPLTSNGPIHLVDSNIELGKKIMREIESKSVIVAFEKVSAGSAKKFAFGSSLNLPAFLQK